TTGACTATTTCATTAACTAGAACACTAAAGAagattattgaaatattataaGTGAACGCTATGTATTGATAAAAACAACACTCAATGCGTCTCAACATTAAACATGTTTATCTCTgtatagttttaattaaattaactgatcgtatataataatgataattattgaatCTTACGACTGTTATGTATGAACTACGTAAAACTTtcagtgaaatttattttcgatAATAGTTAGAATAAGGAATGAAAATCGctgtattataatttattaaagaaaatatttatattgctgttttatttcataactagagtttttttataaaagataaaaactcaattatcaattcaataatataattgaTAGCTCAAACGAACAAACAAAAATATCTAATGAAATCATTAGAGAGAAgttaatagttttttgtaaCGTACTAATTGAAGCCGTTatcagaaatatattttttcatgggCGTCAAgctcgtttttttatgtagtaTATATTTCATgtagtatatatttatagctCATGCGTATCGCCtaaatatatctatagaaaTATTTCTATGGAAATACagcgtttattttttttaatttggtataaacaataattgaaatctaaaaattaattcttcttttttttgtaaatatttctatacttgttttctgtaattttcaatctttaatatgaaattgaaaattttgaaatttgcAATTTGATTTTCTGTCGCCAAGGACGAGATTATTTGAGCGACgttattttatatcatattccaagcaaaatcaaaattttaaaacattttaaaaggATTTTATTacgacgaaaatttttttgaacactACAATTCTATTTTCTTCTATTTCGGTCGTTACTGTAAGACTTACCCAATAGATGAAATAACCCTATGGTTAtaaactttataattattattcttaataaGTACTTGCAAAAATATAACTGAGAATTATCAACAATTAGTTTTAAAAGTAGACTGAGTTGCTCAGTTATTTTATACGTAAAAAAACTCTTAGCCAATCAAAGCTGTACGCTTAGGCgtgtatttttatcaatttataaattattattattattattattattattattattattattattattattattattattattatcagtgCAATCATTATTAATACTTCCACGTTACCGCGTTGAATTATAAAGTCTTCACGGAAACcgataaaagttattctttttCATTATGATCTagatttttctattataatttaaacatttatgTCATGAGGAGAAGAGAGGTATACAgaaattttcagtataaaCTTAGTAAGatgttacatttttattttcatgacaatttaaattacatgAGATTGGTGAGAAAGCAgttctttaaaaaagaaataataaatctcatcataaataaatacatttcaatatttttataaataagtctataaaaacattgaaaatgagttcataaatatttaatccaaATTGATTTTTGAGTTTATTTCTATTCtgtagaaataaatttgtaagatttaatagtaattactTGACAAATTACCATTTTTCGCCTGCAAACATCAATGCGACTAAAGTAACAAGCACGATAGACAAAGATCCAGTAAAGGATCCAACACCGTTACAGTTCTCTTTTTTACAGAAATATACCTCGGTTGAAATTGTGTTGGTCAAATTAAccttttcattaattttatcagcaaCAAAGCAACCTCGATTGTATTGGACCTTTTTTTCAgctggaaaagaaattttttgtttattaaagtTCAATCATTAATTCAATCACTAAATTACTTACCgtgttcataaattatttgtttgaaaCACATTTGATCATTTCCAGTACAGTTCACCTCGTTTTTCAACGTTGATCCATCATTGCACTTGTCTCCATAGCATTCGAAACATTTCAGACATTGTCCTACAAAGCAAATATTTCgtagatttaattaattaattaagtaattaatttataaagcaccaaaaaaatgaattaatttaattataattttttttacctgaAACGAACACAGCTGCAATAACACCGAAAAATATGAGATACTTCATGATTTTAAAAGTACTTTGAAGCAATAGactttaattgataaaaataaaattttcttattctctcaCCGATAATTCCGGACTGATGGAGAATTTTAAAAGCTATACGCACTAAGAATTaggtaaaatttttacctatTCACCAAGCGTGGGAGTAAATGAGGACAGATAAGATATCTATTGACTTATCTGTCAAAAACGAATAGGTTCGTCATTGTACAGGTATATGTAGTACACATATTTAAAAACCAATTAtacaataacaatttttacagTTATTTCATTTATCGCCGCAAATAATGCCTCTATTATTATCACCAATACACTAAGTATTGAATTaagtcattaatttttttttaagtaatctTTGTTTCCACGTCAGCACCTGCTATTCGTTGATGAGCCAtcaaataatcattaataaaaatcaataaaaaagattgtattgaactttgaaattatatatatattttagtgggaaattttatttgactcATTTTAGTTTGATCGATTTCGACATTTTGATTTGATTATGGTCTTTTAGATAAAATGAATCACTTTTAATCATTACTGAacgtactttttttttcgtagAACCGATAAATATGAATCCAGAATCTGTAAAATCTTAAACCACCACTATTAATATATagattagatttttaaaaagaaattaatttgattgaatCTTTATTGAACGTTTATTGTATCTATATTGAACGTTTATTACTGCTATTGAAGGTTGTTGAGCTTTGTATAAcacaagtattatttataagcatgATTAACTTGTTATTACTGTTAGttactatatttattttgattttatttttatatatctaAAACTCTGTACATCATAcactaattataaatgtatatttgaTGATGGTTCTGAGGGAGTCTAGGCTCcagaatccaaaaaaattattatctatctatctatctatctatcttaaatgaaaaatatagacttgaattaattgttatttaggCTGGATTAAATGGCTTAACGGGCCGTATCGAGTTCAATGAGGGCAAGAGAAACAATTTCAAATTAGATCTACTCAAGTTAAAGAAGGAAGAATTAGTTAAAGTGGGAGAATGGCGACCGGGATTAGGCATCAATGTTACTGACTTGGAAGCATTCTATGATAAAACTTACGCCAATATCACGCTCGTTGTAATGACACGTGaggtaagtaaattttaatatcaatgaaCAAAACCTTCAAACAGGATTGGAGGAATATTGATGGATTTTATGATCATCACAGTTAGTCACAATAAATATGGTGACAAAGTAGATAAAAACCTTCtgtttcaaaaatattgaaaattgtcATTGTTATATCCACTAGCTACAACTAGATGGGATCGTTTCTTATCTTTAAAAGCCTGAAAACAAAGTATCAGGAATTTTTTGACGTAACAACTACTGAGACTATAATTAGAGTATATATTgtgtattataaattacagaaTAATCTCTATtcattaaatgaaataaacaatatttttttaataactatcatattgattattattttattttgtaataatttaaagttaataactgatatttaatttttattttttcggtttaaattttaaacctcGAGGTACTAGATTGCGTTAATACACCTTTGATAAATGTATTTGATACTACATCACTTTGCCGATTCACTATAACTGACactaaataacaaaaaaaattaggaaaacggttgaccctgaaggccatccctgcaa
This genomic interval from Cotesia glomerata isolate CgM1 linkage group LG1, MPM_Cglom_v2.3, whole genome shotgun sequence contains the following:
- the LOC123272100 gene encoding uncharacterized protein LOC123272100, which encodes MKYLIFFGVIAAVFVSGQCLKCFECYGDKCNDGSTLKNEVNCTGNDQMCFKQIIYEHAEKKVQYNRGCFVADKINEKVNLTNTISTEVYFCKKENCNGVGSFTGSLSIVLVTLVALMFAGEKW